TAGCATAAGAGTAGTACCTTAATATAAAATCCAAAAGTCCAAAATTGATTTGGAGAAGGTGTGtctataaaaatatatagatCTCACACGTCCAAATTTCATTCGATATAATGTGAGCTTGTTACCTTTATTCTAACATCTCATCAATCGGTCACTCTCTATATCCAAATGGCAAAAGGAATAAGAAAGcaatttgagaaaataaaaaaattcccaCAAAATTTTATAGATTCTTTGATTCTAAATAGGCTTCGATTTATTTCCTTTCTTCCTCGATCGTGTATTATATGGCAATGAATGATAttcaataatcaaaatcaaaatccaATGATGGAATATTGCATGTTGATTGAGAGTAAAATACACGCTTAAATTTGGTATGATTCGGTGACAttaatatttggataaaaaatccATGGATATCGCATATTACatatgagtaggtcttttgtgagacggtctcacggatctttatctgtgacacaggtcaatcctaccgatattcacaacaaaaagtaatactcttatcataaaaagtaatattttttcatgaataactcaaataagatatatgtctcacaaaatacgacccgtgaaaccgtctcacacaggTTTTTGACATTACATATAACTCATTTGAGGTTCGAAACTCAATTATAACAAATTCTTCCGAGCTATAAGTTTCATATAAACATTGTGTATATTTCATGATTATGTATAATAAGGTAAATTCCACAGAATCTTTTACGAGAATTTAAGCATTCACATAAATCCAACTCGGAATCAACAAGGAATAATTCCTCAATGGCCAACCATACATTATACTCCTCTCATTCATCCAATCCTAGTCCTACATATAGATACGCCGCAAGCCTCGGGAATCCATTTATTTCATTAATGTTTATAGAATTTGAGgccctaaattaaaatttgaaaaagatATTCGAATCGTAAAATCAAGAGTTATAATGACTCGATAAAGATGGAATTTgtattttcccaaaaaaaaatctTCATTAAAAAAAGTTATGATGGttgataatataatttatttatgacAAAGTTTTATTTATCCACAACGTGCAATAAAGTTTATTTGGCATAGTATaatgagtaagtctcttgtgagacggtcttacgaatctttatatgtgacatggtctcacgaatctttatctgtgagacgagtcaaccctaccgatattcacaataaaaagtaatatttttcattgataacccaaataagatatctgtctcacaaaatacgacatgtgagaccgtctcacacaagtttttgtctaataTAATTTGTGGGAAGtattctaatatttttaattattttttaacctGTCCGAAGAGTACGATTTAGGACTACTACCTTTGCAACTACATAGAATTTGACAAACAGCCTATGTGACACAACTCATTCCAATTGAACCAGTGGATAAAAATATAGAGgtaaatgaatttaaaaaataaaaaattcttgaACACTATTattctaataaaataaagggttttattttaataattattataatataaacatgtatttacaacatttttttccctttattatgtcaaaaaaaaaacttttaagtGAAACAAAAATTAAGAGAACCTTGTGATTCCATTGGATTTCTTGTTGGTAAATGTGTCCTAATTCATTTTCTTGAGGATTTACCATAAAGGCAGAACTAAAGCACAGAACAACTTTGTTTCTCTTGGCTTTTGCCTTGAAATTATTGGCCAACTTGATTTTGTTCTTGTATTCTTCTTGAAGCCAGCAAGATCAAGGATTCATGTCTTCCTCTCATCCTTCTGTAAACTTTGTCTTCGTCGCCATTGATAACGACGATTAATTAGTTTTAAGTCCAAAGACTTGTGTGGAACTTGAATTTTATAAAGATAATGGCGGTACAACCACACAACTGATCGAACATTTAAAACGATACAATGATCAGAGCGCATATAGACCACAAAGGCACGACGAGCAAGCGATTATGTTCGTATGGACTGAATATGGATAGTTTATTCATGGACTTGGTATGGTTAAGGTATGAAGTGGAGGATCTTTCACTTTCAGTATGATGATTGTTTGCATATTACCACTCAGGAAAGAGGAAAAAATACAGTGATACAACTACTTATAGAAACAATTTGAGAAACATAAAACTTGCATCCACTGGCAAGAATGTGATGCACAATGGATATCATCTAGCAGCAGGGATTTATAAAGATGAAGCCTGTGAAAGATTGGTTTCAGACTCAGAAACATCTCAGTAGGGCGTATACGCACGGAAGCCGGTTCTAACTGAGGGCACTATAAGTACTGATCAGGGACAAGTTGAAACATGAGATGAATCTATTCTGTCAATGGTTCCGGAGGACTGGAGGAGCCCAACTGCTAGGTGCTACCATTTAGAACTGACTATATGTGGACATCAGAATCAACATCCGTGGGCAAGCATTTTCTCAGCCATGCTAGTTAGTATTCCCCGACCCCAGTTGCACCAGAGGAGATGAAGCTAGCAATAGGGAAGGTTGGGATTTTTAAGCCCCACACGAGCACGACGAATAGCACAACTGCTAGCTTTTACAGCTTCAACTTGTCCAAGGACTCATCTATGTAGTTCATCCTCCGTCTTGATGACGGAGGATGCGATGAGATTCATTGGCCGACAGGGAATGTCAGCTTCTGTCATAACATGGCCTGTGTCCCCTGCTTCATTTTCTGCATTGGTCGTCTGACTCATCTCCTTGATCCTATCAACAAGAACCATAATGAAAATGGACTAGAGATTCAGGATCTAAATCTTAACCATATAGGATCATCGAAGTGGCATAGAGATCACGAAAACGTTGCTACCTACTCGAAGACACGACTCGGAAAAGCTTCATTCTTTTCCTTCATATCTGCCTGAGCTCTTTTTTCTCAAGAACACGTGCTGACACACCTTCACCCTCACGAATCAACCCCGGAAGCCAGTGTTGCACAATATATCGAATGTTGCAGTACAGAAATCTTCTAATAAAGAAAGCCAGCGAGCAATACTGTGAATAAAACAGTAGGGAAAAGCTTAAAATAAACCAAACCGAGGCTTGTACGAAGTACAgtgtccttaaaacagattcgtcccCTCATGTATGTGCTTCGAGGATCGTCTTGGACGTCTGTTTTCCAGGATATAACTAAACAATCAGCAGTGACTTAACACGAGACACTATTACGGCGAACTGAAAACGTACCTTTACTTTATCAACGAGATTTAATGGAGGCCAAATGAAAAGCTAACAATTTGAAATGCAAGAGAATACTTGAAAGAGATAAGATTTTCATAtgtttaaaatgatgaaatgaaCACACTATTTATAACCCCAAAATGTACATCAAAAGTAatgcaagattaattaactcaaaaTTAATCTTCCTATTAACTCAAAAATATGAAGAGCCAAAACTAttcaattaactcaagaatgtggaaagTCAAAAGATATTTACACAATAATGAGCCACaactaactcaagaatgtggagagccaaaagacactcccacgttcatgagacataatttttattcaaacactaaatttgattcaaatttccaaAAGTAAGTGCTCCCATCCAATTTTAGAATGCTCTGAATCAACATCAATAACAACAGTCAACatatacattaaaaaaaaaaaaaaccacgaAGAACTATTAGCAATGCAGAAAATAAAAGCAGAGTGGAGGACTCAAACCCGACCCTTACAATTTTGAAGGACCCGATACACGGGCAAGTCTAAAGCTAGATCCATACCCAAAGTGAATGGGTTCCCTTAAATAATCAAGCAATCTTCGAACATTTTTGAATTATAAACACATGTGTTGATAgtcaaaaattattaatttgatcaTGTATGAAAGgatgtataatttttttgttttcttcccTAAACTTCTCCTATAAATGCTCATCAATTATTCATTTCAAAATCACATCAAAACTCAAAATCGTTAAAATCGGGTGTCTTGAGTGAATACTTTGTATTCTCAATTTCATTCTCttctttattaataataaagaaGTGATTTCTTTGAAAAATTTAGATTGAACGTAACTCAATCTTGAGGTGAATcactataaatatttattttcatcttATTCATTGTTGATATTACTTATGAAGTTAAACTGCGAGATTACTCATTTATTTCCCTGATATCCCAACAAGTTTTGTCTGTTAAACATATTAGACAATTACATTCATAATATTTTCttgacattttttttttaacttgagctatataacaaaaattaaattaaataaataatatccCACAAATGTTATGACACTTTTCAACCAAAATAACAAAAGTTGCAGCTTTGGAAAACCGATATTGAATATAAATCTCACAAAATATTAATTGGATATTAAAGATATGTAATCTACGAAATcccatataaaaaaatttcatatatacATAAATTGGTTGGGTGTGTGTCGGATGTTAATTGTTACTAAACTCGTTACCATTCAGAAAAGATCTCGAACTATGAGCTAGCATCATCCAAGTGCATCAGCTGCTTGAATCTGAACGTTATAGTAAAAGTTGGAAACATAGGATCAAGTATGAAAGCGCTACATGTATCATATCATTAATAATACTTGCAAGAGGAAAGACCAAGACATGCACTTGGCTCTGTGTAGCACTTCTTAATTACATAGATCGAAGATGTCTGCTGGGAAATTGGCAAATACATATTTACAGGCCAAATGGTTGCGAAAGTAATGATACTTCTACCACGTTGTATACTACGTACGTATATCAAACATAGAGCACCATATGTTGGCACCAAAATTGTATAAAAATACTAGACATTGCGTCGAAACTTCATCACATAAGCGTTTCCTTTTCGGTGTCCCCAAAATTGTAACCAGTTAGATGGATATATTCCTCTCCTTTATATATCTGTCAGGTTGTAAAGGTAAATGTTAAAGCATGGTATAAGAACTGATGGAAGAGACAGAAACGGATCAACGTGTGTCCATGCATGAGAAACAGGTCACAGTGTCATCGCCGCTCCCTAGTGAAAAACCCTCCAAGGGTGAAAATCAAGAGCCTGTACTTATTTCATCTCAAATCACCTAAACATAATCATTTTACGATAGTAAGATACGTACCAGAATAGAGGTGAACACCTAGAAATCTCCCAGGTTTGATGATGAAGTTGTGGGTATGTTCTTCATTTCTTTAGCATCGAACCCTTCCGCAACAGATGAGGTTTCTTCTCCTTTCGAAATCAAGGTGCCTGGATTCATACGCTGGACCTCCTCTTTTGTAACAATTAATATCTTGCGGACCATCCCACAGAATTCTCTGTTTTCAACAGCAGAAACCGCTAGTAAAGGAGCAAGCAATAGCATGGAATATAGGTAAACAAGGTGTGTTCAAAATTTCAACTTAAACACATAAATTTCAAAGGAAATCTTACTCCCAGGGATCATCTCCAACAAGCATCATATCATCCTCGTCATCAGTATACACAACGAGCCAATCACTAGTCCGAGCTTTGAGTTCACCATTGAATTCAAACAGATTATCCAATTCATTAATCAATTCGCTATAGTTACTGAACTTGGCAAGTTCCACAGATCTACCAAGGGCAGTCCCCTGCTTGTGAACCTAAATTAaggaaaattttcattaaaaagcGAAAGATTTCACGAGAGAAAGAAAGTGGTTAAGTTGCAAACCTTGGTGCAACTCCTTGTCGAACCAGAATGCCCTTTGCTTTCTCTGTCTCTAGATATAATATTGAAGGTTTTGAATTGCTTATCCTGCTCACTAGTGGAAAATGGATCCACCAGTTTTGTTCCCTTCAATTGATCAGAAGACGACTGATCAGATTCAATTGCAGGTGTCTGATGAACATGCTTACCATTCTGCATATGACCCAATGGTTCAATCACATTGGCTTGCGTCATTGGTGTATCCAAAGGCGTGGAGTCGCTTATGAGAGAAATACCAAAAAGCTTACACCTCCCTTCATTTAGTTTCATGGCATCATGCTGTTTTGTGAATAAAGACTTTGGAATCAGCTCTCTCGATTGGGACGACATTTGGAGGAAGGATGAAACAGGAGGCGGCATCGACCAGTTTGCTTGTTGGTTCTCACTTTTGGGATcattaattattgaaaaatcTCTAAAAGCACCGTATCTAACGTCCCCACGTGTCTGATAAGAAGTATCCGCACCTTGTCCATGGGTCTTTAAGCTTGAATCCATCAGATTAAGTGAGAAACCAGAAGGCACTGTAGACCACATGTTCCCAATTAAGCTAAATTTATCTTCATGCACTTGTGCTAGACGCTTTGTAGTCATTTGATCACCAGGAGGCAAACAGAATTCACCTGGTGGATTAACCTGCACCCCAAAACCTGATAGAAGATCCCTTAATGAGGACTCGGGCCTTCCTAAAGGTAACCACTTCTCTGGCACACATCTTCTTGAAGCAGAGGCATCAATCTTCCCATCGTCCAATGAGGGATTCAATAGTAGTAATGGCTTCTCAGAAGAATCTGATTCATTATTGCCTCTCAAGGTCGATGATTCTTGACCTGGCAAGGCCCTCGGAAACCCAACTGCAGGTGAAGGGTCTACTGTCATCTTGGATGGGCCTACATTACAGAAAAATTATAATAGAAACAAATTCAATCACCAGTAGTCCAGTAATATTTGGCAAAAACAGCAATAGCATATCATCAAGCAGACTAATATAAGTAACACACCTTCCCTAGTAAGAACAGAAGAGTCGGGGGATGAGGGTAAAACATTTGAACGAGGCCTTTTTTGCCTGGGCACTGGAAGTGGATTCAATGCAGGAGCAGAAAGAGCAGGTTCTATTTTCCAAGGTGAAACCCTGTCTGGTCGAGAAATTGTGGAAATTTCATCCCATCGCACCTTCAATACAATTGAGAGATGAAATGTCAAACTAAGATAATGAAGGGATTTTCGGAAAAACAGGGGATTAAGTCACAAACTGATGATATTTGTCACCTTTAGGCATCTCCATTTTGATTCAGACCACTTTCTGGAATCTGCATCTTCAATACCAACAATAGTTCCAGTAAACCTACAAAATTAATTGATATTGGTAAAAATACAAAAACTATGCCCACTGCATTTATAATAAATATCGCAATCAACATTCAAAATGCTAAGAATACttgttcaaaaaataaaatgctaAGAATACCGCCTACCTCTGCTCTGGAGCTTCTTCACCTTCAAATCTCATTTTGAATCTCATCCCTAtcgaataattgtttttaacagACTCCATGTACTGATCGAAAGGAATGATAAACTCAGCTGGGCTGGTCCTGTGATATGTATGTAAACACATGGACAAAAATTAGAGCTTTGAAGAGTTGAAAATATGCAACCGGCCACTAGCCTATTAGCAGCCCACTCTACAGGAGCAAATTCACATGCTTTCCCATAACAAAGTTGATGTGATCATTTGCCAATATATAAGCAGCTGATTGTACTTTCAGATGTAATTTTTTGGGAAAACAGCACAAAGACAAGGGGTGAAGTCAAATCACATACCTGGGCTTGTAATATACAATGAACATGCTTTTGGTCTGAACGGCATGCCAGGCTGTCGCCAAAACACCAAGATGCATACTATGGCTTGATATGACCGACGATGGAGCAACTCCCTGTTGTCTCATGGCACGCCTAACTCCGACCCGCAACTCCCCATTCTCCCCTCTGAAAATATTTAGCActaatttaaaacatgataaagaATGATGCAGAAAGCTGCATAGGAAGCTATCAGAATCAaacctcaaaaatataaaagcatCCCCAGCGACTAGCCTCTTTGAGCTAACAAAGAGGCTCCAACCACTCTGAAGGAGGTGTCTCCGAGGTTGGCCTGTATGCCAGAATTCGTCAAAAAATCATCATCCCAATCACACAAGAGACATGCAATGCTTCAAGAGTTAACATACTTGGAGAAACTTCAATGATACAACATGAGGTTATGAGAAATTCAACTATCTATTATGTTCCCTTCACGCTTATTTTGGCTGTTTctccatataaaaaaaaaaactgatagCAACTGTTTCTAATGCATTAATTTATCTTGGTCCATAAGTTTGGTATTTGAGACATCATTCCAAAACATAAGCTAAGGTAAACTTAAGCGAAGGTAATAAAAACATTAAGACAGATCAGTTCAAGTTTACCGCGAAAAATATGCCTGAATCGCCACTCATTCCCATGCAAATCTTTGGCAACTAATTCTTGAGTCGGGGGTTGCCTTGACATGTCCTATTAAAGCAATCAAACTATCAGTAACACCGATAAACGACCACAGAAACTCAACAATTTTCAGGTTGATTAATTCTAACCAGCGGAGGAAGACATTCATCAGCATGCCGTCTCAACACCGAAAACCCACCATGTGTGCTTGTATCTGATGCAGTAAGGGTCTTACAAAAAGAATGAACATGAAAACATGGTGGCGGTGGGGATAGAAGTTCCTTCTTTACTGCACTCTCGTCTTGCTGCAACACTAAACTTCTTTAGAATTAACCCAAAAAACCTCTAAATCAAAATCCAATGCGCGATACATTTACACGAACAAACGATTATCTTACCTCAGGTTCGGGCATCAAAGTCACTTGAGCAAACACCTCATCAGTATCAGGTTCCGCCTAATCACACAGAAAACACGTTAC
This window of the Primulina tabacum isolate GXHZ01 chromosome 12, ASM2559414v2, whole genome shotgun sequence genome carries:
- the LOC142521415 gene encoding auxin response factor 2A-like, which encodes MAASEVPIKDCNEVNDCDSRPEMGSLGTGKADAEMALYTELWKACAGPLVTVPRKNELVFYFPQGHIEQVEASTNQSADQQMPVYNLPPKILCRVVNVDLKAEPDTDEVFAQVTLMPEPEQDESAVKKELLSPPPPCFHVHSFCKTLTASDTSTHGGFSVLRRHADECLPPLDMSRQPPTQELVAKDLHGNEWRFRHIFRGQPRRHLLQSGWSLFVSSKRLVAGDAFIFLRGENGELRVGVRRAMRQQGVAPSSVISSHSMHLGVLATAWHAVQTKSMFIVYYKPRTSPAEFIIPFDQYMESVKNNYSIGMRFKMRFEGEEAPEQRFTGTIVGIEDADSRKWSESKWRCLKVRWDEISTISRPDRVSPWKIEPALSAPALNPLPVPRQKRPRSNVLPSSPDSSVLTREGPSKMTVDPSPAVGFPRALPGQESSTLRGNNESDSSEKPLLLLNPSLDDGKIDASASRRCVPEKWLPLGRPESSLRDLLSGFGVQVNPPGEFCLPPGDQMTTKRLAQVHEDKFSLIGNMWSTVPSGFSLNLMDSSLKTHGQGADTSYQTRGDVRYGAFRDFSIINDPKSENQQANWSMPPPVSSFLQMSSQSRELIPKSLFTKQHDAMKLNEGRCKLFGISLISDSTPLDTPMTQANVIEPLGHMQNGKHVHQTPAIESDQSSSDQLKGTKLVDPFSTSEQDKQFKTFNIISRDRESKGHSGSTRSCTKVHKQGTALGRSVELAKFSNYSELINELDNLFEFNGELKARTSDWLVVYTDDEDDMMLVGDDPWEEFCGMVRKILIVTKEEVQRMNPGTLISKGEETSSVAEGFDAKEMKNIPTTSSSNLGDF